A window from Citrus sinensis cultivar Valencia sweet orange chromosome 5, DVS_A1.0, whole genome shotgun sequence encodes these proteins:
- the LOC102630827 gene encoding serine carboxypeptidase-like 2 encodes MQMAKLCFSLLLLLQLCMQPAASHSTVKFLPGFQGPLPFELETGYVGVGESEEAQLFYYFVKSDKNPKEDPLLLWLTGGPGCSAFSGLAYEIGPVNFNTVEYNGSLPTLRLNPYSWTKEASILFVDSPVGTGFSYARTPHASQTGDFKQVHHLDQFLRKWLMDHPEFISNPFYVGGDSYSGITVPALVQRISNENEEDIKPLINLQGYILGNPRTDMVVEQNSQIPFAHGMGLISNELYESLKITCGGEYVNVDPNNKDCLNDIQTFSKLTSGVEKSHILEPHCQFFSPKPRASSHNRRSLNVNEQSQEFLNPEPTFPPIGCRSYGYLLARYWDNDHNVRKALHIRQGSKGEWIRCNYDLPYTHEIGNSFSYHVSLSTKGYRSLIYSGDHDMIIPFLGTEAWIKSLNYSIVDDWRPWILHSQVAGYTRTYSNQMTYATVKGGGHTAPEYRPAECYAMFQRWINHDPL; translated from the exons ATGCAAATGGCAAAGCTctgtttttctcttcttctgcTTTTACAGCTTTGCATGCAGCCTGCAGCTTCTCACTCAACAGTCAAGTTTCTTCCAGGATTCCAGGGGCCTCTCCCCTTTGAACTTGAAACTGG GTATGTAGGTGTAGGTGAGTCAGAGGAAGCACAGCTCTTCTATTACTTTGTTAAGTCGGACAAAAATCCAAAAGAGGACCCTCTCTTGCTTTGGCTTACTGGTGGCCCTGGCTGCTCTGCCTTCTCAGGTCTTGCTTACGAAATTG GTCCAGTAAATTTCAACACAGTGGAGTACAATGGGAGCTTGCCCACTTTGCGCTTAAATCCCTACTCGTGGACAAAG GAAGCCAGCATCTTGTTTGTGGATTCGCCTGTCGGCACTGGATTTTCCTACGCAAGAACCCCACATGCCTCTCAAACTGGTGACTTTAAACAAGTTCACCACCTTGACCAATTTCTTAGAAAG TGGCTGATGGATCACCCTGAGTTCATCTCAAATCCATTTTATGTTGGAGGGGATTCGTACTCTGGCATTACGGTCCCGGCACTTGTTCAACGGATCTCAAATG aaaatgaagaagatatCAAACCGCTGATAAATCTCCAG GGATACATACTAGGGAACCCCAGAACAGACATGGTTGTTGAACAAAACTCACAGATCCCATTTGCTCATGGAATGGGGCTTATTTCGAATGAACTCTATGAG TCACTGAAGATAACTTGTGGAGGAGAGTATGTAAACGTAGATCCCAACAACAAAGATTGTTTGAATGATATTCAGACTTTCTCTAAG TTGACTTCTGGAGTTGAAAAGTCGCATATATTGGAACCTCATTGTCAATTTTTCTCTCCGAAGCCACGAGCGTCATCTCATAACAGAAGATCTCTCAATGTCAATGAGCAATCTCAAGAATTCCTTAATCCTGAACCAACATTTCCTCCGATTGGCTGTCGA TCTTATGGATATTTGCTCGCTCGCTATTGGGATAATGACCATAATGTCCGTAAGGCACTTCATATAAGACAG GGAAGCAAAGGTGAATGGATACGCTGCAATTATGATTTACCTTATACGCATGAAATTGGCAATAGTTTTTCCTATCATGTAAGCCTCAGTACAAAAGGCTACCGCTCTTTAATATATAG TGGGGACCATGACATGATCATACCATTCCTGGGAACAGAGGCGTGGATAAAATCTCTCAATTACTCCATTGTTGATGACTGGAGGCCGTGGATTCTCCACAGCCAAGTTGCAGG GTATACGAGGACTTACTCCAATCAGATGACGTATGCCACTGTAAAG GGAGGAGGGCACACTGCTCCTGAGTACAGGCCTGCGGAATGTTATGCTATGTTTCAAAGATGGATAAATCATGATCCATTGTAG
- the LOC127898573 gene encoding serine carboxypeptidase-like 7 isoform X1, translating into MDKLCFPLLLLLLLVQLCMQLAASYSTVKFLPGFQGPLPFELETGYVGVGESGDAQLFYYFVKSEKNPREDPLLLWLTGGPGCSAFSGLAYEIGPINFNVVEYNGSLPTLHLNPYSWTKEASILFVDSPVGTGYSYAKTPLASQAGDFKQVQQVDQFLRKWLLDHPELLSNPVYIGGDSYSGLVVPALVQQISNENEEDIKPLINLQGYILGNAATEPTVEENSKIPFAHGMGLISNELYESLKMGCGGEYVNVDPKNEVCLNDIQAFSKLTSEIEGAHILEPRCPFSSPKPRESSRKRRSLNVNEQSQEFLVPEPPLPTIGCRTYGYLLSYYWNNDYNVRKALRIRLGSKGEWQRCNFGLPYAREIHSSFSYHVSLSTKGYRSLIYSGDHDMMVPFLGTEAWIKSLNYSIADDWRPWILHSQVAGYTRTYSNRMTYATVKGGGHTAPEYRPAECYAMFQRWINHDPL; encoded by the exons ATGGACAAGCTTtgttttcctcttcttcttcttcttcttcttgtacAGCTTTGCATGCAGCTTGCAGCTTCTTACTCAACTGTTAAATTTCTTCCGGGATTCCAGGGCCCCCTCCCCTTTGAACTTGAAACTGG GTATGTAGGAGTAGGTGAGTCGGGGGACGCACAGCTCTTCTATTACTTTGTGAAGTCGGAGAAAAATCCAAGAGAGGACCCTCTCTTGCTTTGGCTTACTGGTGGCCCTGGCTGCTCTGCCTTCTCAGGTCTTGCTTATGAAATTG GTCCAATAAATTTCAACGTAGTGGAGTACAACGGGAGCTTGCCTACTTTGCACTTGAATCCCTACTCATGGACAAAG GAAGCCAGCATATTATTTGTGGATTCGCCTGTTGGCACTGGATATTCCTACGCAAAAACCCCACTTGCCTCTCAAGCCGGTGACTTCAAACAAGTTCAGCAGGTTGACCAATTTCTTCGAAAG TGGCTATTGGATCACCCTGAGCTCCTCTCAAATCCAGTCTACATTGGAGGGGATTCATACTCTGGCCTCGTTGTCCCAGCACTTGTGCAACAGATCTCAAATG AAAATGAAGAGGATATCAAACCACTAATAAATCTCCAG GGATATATACTAGGGAATGCCGCAACAGAGCCGACTGTAGAAGAGAACTCAAAAATCCCTTTTGCTCATGGAATGGGGCTTATTTCAAATGAACTCTATGAG TCATTGAAGATGGGTTGTGGAGGGGAGTATGTAAATGTAGATCCCAAAAATGAAGTTTGTTTGAATGATATTCAGGCTTTCTCTAAG CTGACTTCGGAAATTGAAGGTGCGCATATTTTGGAACCCCGTTGTCCATTTTCCTCTCCAAAACCAAGAGAGTCATCTCGTAAAAGAAGATCTCTCAACGTCAATGAGCAATCTCAAGAGTTCCTTGTTCCTGAACCGCCACTACCTACAATAGGCTGTCGA ACTTACGGATATTTGCTCTCTTACTATTGGAATAATGACTATAATGTTCGTAAAGCACTTCGTATAAGACTG GGAAGCAAAGGGGAATGGCAGCGGTGCAATTTTGGTTTGCCTTATGCACGTGAAATTCACAGCAGTTTTTCATATCATGTAAGCCTCAGTACTAAAGGCTACCGCTCTTTGATTTATAG CGGCGATCATGACATGATGGTACCATTCCTAGGAACAGAAGCTTGGATAAAATCCCTCAATTACTCCATTGCTGATGACTGGAGGCCATGGATCCTCCACAGCCAAGTAGCAGG ATATACGAGGACTTACTCCAACCGAATGACATATGCCACCGTAAAG GGAGGAGGGCACACTGCTCCCGAGTACAGGCCTGCAGAATGTTATGCTATGTTTCAAAGATGGATAAATCATGATCCGTTGTAG
- the LOC102607039 gene encoding 70 kDa peptidyl-prolyl isomerase isoform X3 — translation MNNQEKIEAAGRKKEEGNLLFKNGKYERAGKKYNKAADCVSEDGSFVDDEQKLVKSLRVSCWLNSAACCLKLKDYQGAIELCSKVLDCDCHNVKALYRRAQAYMEIADLILAELDIKKAIEADPQNREVTLLQKSLKQLQAESNKRDAKFYANMFAHVTKDSSVATKKLKVEKSEEEKRREVAVAMETEKEVDSSAPPKDGVVVDSC, via the exons ATGAATAATCAGGAGAAAATTGAGGCTGCtgggagaaagaaagaagaaggcAATTTGCTATTCAAAAATGGGAAGTATGAACGAGCTggcaaaaaatataataag GCTGCAGACTGTGTGAGTGAAGATGGGTCCTTTGTTGATGATGAGCAGAAGTTAGTTAAGTCATTAAGAGTTTCATGCTGGTTGAACAGTGCAGCTTGTTGTCTCAAACTGAAGGACTACCAAGGTGCAATTGAGTTGTGTTCGAAG GTATTAGATTGTGATTGTCACAATGTAAAAGCTCTTTACAGGAGAGCACAAGCCTATATGGAGATTGCAGATCTGATCTTGGCTGAATTGGACATCAAGAAAGCTATTGAGGCTGACCCCCAGAACAG GGAGGTGACGTTGCTGCAGAAATCATTGAAACAACTTCAAGCTGAGAGCAACAAGAGAGATGCAAAGTTCTATGCGAACATGTTTGCGCATGTGACTAAGGACTCATCTGTGGCTACCAAG AAGCTGAAGGTAGAGAAATCAGAGGAGGAGAAGAGGCGGGAAGTGGCCGTGGCGATGGAAACAGAAAAGGAAGTTGATAGCTCAGCTCCTCCTAAAGACGGAGTGGTTGTTGATTCATGCTAA
- the LOC102629647 gene encoding serine carboxypeptidase-like 17 isoform X1: MAKLCFSLLLLLQLQLCMQLIDSRSTAKFLPGFQGPLPFELETGYVGVGESEDAQLFYYFVKSEKNPKEDPLLLWLTGGPGCSAFSALVYEIGPINFNILEYNGSLPTLHLNPYSWTKEASILFVDSPVGTGFSYVRTPLASQTGDFKQVHQVDQFLRKWLMDHPEFLSNPFYVGGDSYSGITVPPLVQQISNENEEGIKPLINLQGYILGNPKTDKIVDKNSQIPFAHGMGLISNELYESLKITCGGDYANIDPSNVDCLNDNQAFSELISGLDQNHILEPRCPFFSPKPRDSNGKRRSLNDNEKSQEFLDPEPALPSIGCRSFGYMLSQNWENDYNVRKALQIRQGSKGKWQRCNYDLPYTEEIGSSFSYHVSLSTKGYRSLIYSGDHDMVVPFLGTEAWIKTLNYSIIDDWRPWILHSQVAGFTRTYSNRMTYASVKARRRRTHRSRVQACRMLCYVSKMDKSRSIVVTYNLCINVHNKQNFHK, encoded by the exons ATGGCCAAGCTctgtttttctcttcttcttcttttgcagTTACAGCTTTGCATGCAGCTTATAGATTCTCGCTCAACAGCCAAGTTTCTTCCAGGATTCCAGGGGCCCCTCCCCTTTGAACTTGAAACTGG GTATGTAGGTGTAGGCGAGTCAGAGGATGCACAGCTCTTCTATTACTTTGTTAAGTCggaaaaaaatccaaaagagGACCCTCTCTTGCTTTGGCTTACTGGTGGCCCAGGCTGCTCTGCCTTCTCAGCTCttgtttatgaaattg GTccaataaatttcaatatactGGAGTACAATGGGAGCTTGCCTACTCTGCACTTAAATCCCTACTCCTGGACAAAG GAAGCCAGCATCTTGTTTGTGGATTCGCCTGTCGGCACTGGATTTTCCTACGTAAGAACCCCACTTGCCTCTCAAACTGGTGACTTTAAACAGGTTCACCAGGTTGACCAATTTCTTAGAAAG TGGCTGATGGATCACCCTGAGTTCCTCTCAAATCCATTCTACGTTGGAGGGGATTCATACTCTGGCATCACAGTCCCCCCACTTGTTCAACAGATCTCAAATG AAAATGAAGAAGGTATCAAACCGCTGATAAATCTACAG GGATACATACTAGGGAACCCCAAAACAGACAAGATTGTGGATAAGAACTCACAAATCCCGTTTGCTCATGGAATGGGGCTTATTTCAAATGAACTCTACGAG TCACTGAAGATAACTTGTGGAGGGGACTATGCAAATATAGATCCCAGCAATGTAGATTGTTTGAATGATAATCAGGCTTTCTCTGAG TTGATTTCAGGACTAGATCAAAATCATATATTGGAACCCCGTTGTCCTTTTTTCTCTCCAAAGCCACGAGATTCAAATGGTAAAAGGAGATCTCTTAATGACAATGAGAAATCTCAAGAGTTCCTTGATCCTGAACCGGCACTTCCTTCAATTGGCTGTCGA TCTTTCGGATATATGCTCTCTCAAAATTGGGAGAATGACTATAATGTCCGTAAAGCACTACAGATAAGGCAG GGAAGCAAAGGGAAATGGCAGCGGTGCAATTATGATTTACCTTATACAGAAGAAATTGGCAGCAGCTTTTCATATCATGTAAGCCTCAGTACTAAAGGCTATCGCTCTTTAATTTATAG CGGGGATCATGACATGGTCGTACCATTCTTGGGAACAGAAGCTTGGATAAAAACTCTGAATTACTCCATTATTGATGACTGGAGGCCATGGATTCTCCACAGCCAAGTTGCAGG ATTTACACGGACTTACTCCAATCGGATGACATATGCCAGTGTAAAGGCAAGAA GGAGGAGGACACATCGCTCCCGAGTACAGGCCTGCAGAATGTTATGCTATGTTTCAAAGATGGATAAATCACGATCCATTGTAGTCACCTACAATCTCTGTATCAATGTTCATAATAAACAGAACTTCCATAAATGA
- the LOC127898573 gene encoding serine carboxypeptidase-like 17 isoform X2, producing MDKLCFPLLLLLLLVQLCMQLAASYSTVKFLPGFQGPLPFELETGYVGVGESGDAQLFYYFVKSEKNPREDPLLLWLTGGPGCSAFSGLAYEIGPINFNVVEYNGSLPTLHLNPYSWTKEASILFVDSPVGTGYSYAKTPLASQAGDFKQVQQVDQFLRKWLLDHPELLSNPVYIGGDSYSGLVVPALVQQISNENEEDIKPLINLQGYILGNAATEPTVEENSKIPFAHGMGLISNELYESLKMGCGGEYVNVDPKNEVCLNDIQAFSKLTSEIEGAHILEPRCPFSSPKPRESSRKRRSLNVNEQSQEFLVPEPPLPTIGCRGSKGEWQRCNFGLPYAREIHSSFSYHVSLSTKGYRSLIYSGDHDMMVPFLGTEAWIKSLNYSIADDWRPWILHSQVAGYTRTYSNRMTYATVKGGGHTAPEYRPAECYAMFQRWINHDPL from the exons ATGGACAAGCTTtgttttcctcttcttcttcttcttcttcttgtacAGCTTTGCATGCAGCTTGCAGCTTCTTACTCAACTGTTAAATTTCTTCCGGGATTCCAGGGCCCCCTCCCCTTTGAACTTGAAACTGG GTATGTAGGAGTAGGTGAGTCGGGGGACGCACAGCTCTTCTATTACTTTGTGAAGTCGGAGAAAAATCCAAGAGAGGACCCTCTCTTGCTTTGGCTTACTGGTGGCCCTGGCTGCTCTGCCTTCTCAGGTCTTGCTTATGAAATTG GTCCAATAAATTTCAACGTAGTGGAGTACAACGGGAGCTTGCCTACTTTGCACTTGAATCCCTACTCATGGACAAAG GAAGCCAGCATATTATTTGTGGATTCGCCTGTTGGCACTGGATATTCCTACGCAAAAACCCCACTTGCCTCTCAAGCCGGTGACTTCAAACAAGTTCAGCAGGTTGACCAATTTCTTCGAAAG TGGCTATTGGATCACCCTGAGCTCCTCTCAAATCCAGTCTACATTGGAGGGGATTCATACTCTGGCCTCGTTGTCCCAGCACTTGTGCAACAGATCTCAAATG AAAATGAAGAGGATATCAAACCACTAATAAATCTCCAG GGATATATACTAGGGAATGCCGCAACAGAGCCGACTGTAGAAGAGAACTCAAAAATCCCTTTTGCTCATGGAATGGGGCTTATTTCAAATGAACTCTATGAG TCATTGAAGATGGGTTGTGGAGGGGAGTATGTAAATGTAGATCCCAAAAATGAAGTTTGTTTGAATGATATTCAGGCTTTCTCTAAG CTGACTTCGGAAATTGAAGGTGCGCATATTTTGGAACCCCGTTGTCCATTTTCCTCTCCAAAACCAAGAGAGTCATCTCGTAAAAGAAGATCTCTCAACGTCAATGAGCAATCTCAAGAGTTCCTTGTTCCTGAACCGCCACTACCTACAATAGGCTGTCGA GGAAGCAAAGGGGAATGGCAGCGGTGCAATTTTGGTTTGCCTTATGCACGTGAAATTCACAGCAGTTTTTCATATCATGTAAGCCTCAGTACTAAAGGCTACCGCTCTTTGATTTATAG CGGCGATCATGACATGATGGTACCATTCCTAGGAACAGAAGCTTGGATAAAATCCCTCAATTACTCCATTGCTGATGACTGGAGGCCATGGATCCTCCACAGCCAAGTAGCAGG ATATACGAGGACTTACTCCAACCGAATGACATATGCCACCGTAAAG GGAGGAGGGCACACTGCTCCCGAGTACAGGCCTGCAGAATGTTATGCTATGTTTCAAAGATGGATAAATCATGATCCGTTGTAG
- the LOC102629647 gene encoding serine carboxypeptidase-like 17 isoform X2 — MAKLCFSLLLLLQLQLCMQLIDSRSTAKFLPGFQGPLPFELETGYVGVGESEDAQLFYYFVKSEKNPKEDPLLLWLTGGPGCSAFSALVYEIGPINFNILEYNGSLPTLHLNPYSWTKEASILFVDSPVGTGFSYVRTPLASQTGDFKQVHQVDQFLRKWLMDHPEFLSNPFYVGGDSYSGITVPPLVQQISNENEEGIKPLINLQGYILGNPKTDKIVDKNSQIPFAHGMGLISNELYESLKITCGGDYANIDPSNVDCLNDNQAFSELISGLDQNHILEPRCPFFSPKPRDSNGKRRSLNDNEKSQEFLDPEPALPSIGCRSFGYMLSQNWENDYNVRKALQIRQGSKGKWQRCNYDLPYTEEIGSSFSYHVSLSTKGYRSLIYSGDHDMVVPFLGTEAWIKTLNYSIIDDWRPWILHSQVAGFTRTYSNRMTYASVKGGGHIAPEYRPAECYAMFQRWINHDPL; from the exons ATGGCCAAGCTctgtttttctcttcttcttcttttgcagTTACAGCTTTGCATGCAGCTTATAGATTCTCGCTCAACAGCCAAGTTTCTTCCAGGATTCCAGGGGCCCCTCCCCTTTGAACTTGAAACTGG GTATGTAGGTGTAGGCGAGTCAGAGGATGCACAGCTCTTCTATTACTTTGTTAAGTCggaaaaaaatccaaaagagGACCCTCTCTTGCTTTGGCTTACTGGTGGCCCAGGCTGCTCTGCCTTCTCAGCTCttgtttatgaaattg GTccaataaatttcaatatactGGAGTACAATGGGAGCTTGCCTACTCTGCACTTAAATCCCTACTCCTGGACAAAG GAAGCCAGCATCTTGTTTGTGGATTCGCCTGTCGGCACTGGATTTTCCTACGTAAGAACCCCACTTGCCTCTCAAACTGGTGACTTTAAACAGGTTCACCAGGTTGACCAATTTCTTAGAAAG TGGCTGATGGATCACCCTGAGTTCCTCTCAAATCCATTCTACGTTGGAGGGGATTCATACTCTGGCATCACAGTCCCCCCACTTGTTCAACAGATCTCAAATG AAAATGAAGAAGGTATCAAACCGCTGATAAATCTACAG GGATACATACTAGGGAACCCCAAAACAGACAAGATTGTGGATAAGAACTCACAAATCCCGTTTGCTCATGGAATGGGGCTTATTTCAAATGAACTCTACGAG TCACTGAAGATAACTTGTGGAGGGGACTATGCAAATATAGATCCCAGCAATGTAGATTGTTTGAATGATAATCAGGCTTTCTCTGAG TTGATTTCAGGACTAGATCAAAATCATATATTGGAACCCCGTTGTCCTTTTTTCTCTCCAAAGCCACGAGATTCAAATGGTAAAAGGAGATCTCTTAATGACAATGAGAAATCTCAAGAGTTCCTTGATCCTGAACCGGCACTTCCTTCAATTGGCTGTCGA TCTTTCGGATATATGCTCTCTCAAAATTGGGAGAATGACTATAATGTCCGTAAAGCACTACAGATAAGGCAG GGAAGCAAAGGGAAATGGCAGCGGTGCAATTATGATTTACCTTATACAGAAGAAATTGGCAGCAGCTTTTCATATCATGTAAGCCTCAGTACTAAAGGCTATCGCTCTTTAATTTATAG CGGGGATCATGACATGGTCGTACCATTCTTGGGAACAGAAGCTTGGATAAAAACTCTGAATTACTCCATTATTGATGACTGGAGGCCATGGATTCTCCACAGCCAAGTTGCAGG ATTTACACGGACTTACTCCAATCGGATGACATATGCCAGTGTAAAG GGAGGAGGACACATCGCTCCCGAGTACAGGCCTGCAGAATGTTATGCTATGTTTCAAAGATGGATAAATCACGATCCATTGTAG